The Halorientalis sp. IM1011 genome window below encodes:
- a CDS encoding DUF5796 family protein encodes MSSREEVSPQTLPIELTEDGITVEYADGREAFYRGVPQKRESPLRTAPGRDVHVLVTDGSEQQGVLTYVNDLKTHADILQDTGVGRVMLDKDEQTTVFPGVAVRNEAHRVVVEADLDRADGRVFVFEENQMGERAFEIVADA; translated from the coding sequence ATGAGCAGTCGTGAGGAAGTCTCCCCACAGACCCTGCCGATCGAACTCACCGAGGACGGGATCACCGTCGAGTACGCGGACGGACGCGAGGCGTTCTACCGCGGCGTCCCCCAGAAGCGGGAGTCACCGCTCCGAACCGCACCCGGCCGGGACGTGCACGTCCTCGTCACCGACGGCAGCGAGCAACAGGGCGTGTTGACCTACGTCAACGACCTGAAGACACACGCCGACATCCTGCAGGACACCGGCGTCGGCCGCGTGATGCTCGACAAAGACGAGCAGACGACGGTGTTCCCCGGCGTGGCCGTTCGCAACGAGGCCCACCGGGTCGTCGTGGAGGCCGACCTCGACCGGGCCGACGGCCGCGTGTTCGTCTTCGAGGAGAACCAGATGGGTGAACGGGCGTTCGAAATCGTCGCCGACGCCTGA